A region from the Manihot esculenta cultivar AM560-2 chromosome 13, M.esculenta_v8, whole genome shotgun sequence genome encodes:
- the LOC110630131 gene encoding protein usf has product MLAAVLSPSSPTRVFASATLRKPPATFSRLWPFSSSLCASRFQVRAMADSASAPFKKIQIQRDDTTFDAYVVGKEDAPGIVVLQEWWGVDFEIKNHAVKISQLEPGFKALIPDLYRGKVGLDVAEAQHLMEGLDWQGAVKDIRASVNWLKANGSKKVGVTGFCMGGALSVATSVLVPEVDAVVAFYGVPSSELADPAQAKAPVQAHFGELDNFVGFSDVTAAKALEEKLKASGMPYEVHIYPGNAHAFMNRSEEGIKRRKGMGIPDEDEAAVELAWSRFKTWMTRYLSA; this is encoded by the exons ATGCTAGCAGCTGTACTGTCACCATCATCACCTACTAGAGTTTTCGCCTCAGCTACTCTCCGAAAACCTCCCGCCACCTTCTCTCGTCTGTggcctttttcttcttctctctgtGCTTCTCGCTTTCAAGTTCGTGCAATGGCTGACTCCGCCTCTGCCCCCTTCAAGAAAATCCAAATCCAGAGAGACGATACT ACTTTTGATGCATACGTGGTGGGCAAAGAAGATGCTCCTGGGATCGTTGTGCTGCAGGAGTGGTGGGGTGTGGATTTTGAGATCAAGAACCACGCTGTGAAAATATCCCAACTGGAGCCTGGATTTAAGGCTCTTATCCCTGA TTTGTATCGAGGAAAGGTAGGCTTGGATGTTGCTGAAGCTCAGCATTTGATGGAAGGTCTTGACTGGCAAGGTGCTGTTAAGGATATCCGTGCTTCAGTTAATTGGCTCAAGGCTAATGGTTCAAAGAAG GTAGGAGTTACTGGATTTTGCATGGGTGGTGCTCTTTCAGTTGCAACCTCTGTTTTGGTCCCAGAGGTTGATGCTGTTGTCGCATTTTATGGCGTTCCTTCATCAGAGCTTGCAGACCCTGCCCAGGCTAAGGCACCTGTTCAGGCCCACTTTGGAGAGCTTGATAACTTTGTTGGTTTTTCAGATGTTACA GCTGCTAAGGCTTTAGAGGAAAAGCTGAAAGCATCAGGAATGCCTTATGAGGTGCACATTTATCCAGGCAAtgcacatgctttcatgaacaGGTCGGAAGAAGGCATTAAGAGGAGGAAGGGCATGGGAATTCCTGATGAGGATGAAGCAGCAGTTGAGCTGGCGTGGTCTCGCTTCAAAACCTGGATGACTCGCTACTTATCTGCATAA